In Solimonas sp. K1W22B-7, the DNA window CATGCGCGCATGCAGGATCTTGGCGACGTCGCCGATCGGCTCGCAATTGGACATGTAGGCCGCACCCTTGAGGGTGTGCAGCACCACCTTGAGGTCCAGCGGCGCCTGGCGGTTGTCCGGGGCCTGCGACCAGGCCCTGGCGGTATCCTCGAATTTCTGCACCAGCTCCAGCGCTTCGCCGGAGAATATTTCGGCCAGCTGCCGGTCCTCGGCGGCCTGCACGGCGTCCTCCGGAACCGCGGAACTGAGGTGCTCGATGCGTTCCAGCCAGGCCCGCGCATCCTGCTTCTCCACAGCCGGGGTACCGACTTCCTCGACCCACTGGGCCAGCACGGCGGTGGCCTCTTCGAGCAGGTCGACATCGGCGCCACCCAGGCGCAGCGTGGCGCCGCGCACGGAATCCAGGTGTGCTTCCAGCGCCTCGGCCAGTTCGGCCAGGGCGGTGGCGGAAACGATATGACCGGCGCCGCGCAGGGTGTGGTAGGCGCGCACGACATCGTCGTTGACGTCGAAGTCGACGTCGCTGCGGTCCAGCCCCCCCAGCCAGTCCCTGATCTCGGCCAGCTTGCCGCGGGCATCCTCGCGGAAGATCTGCACCAGGTCCGGTTCGGGTTGCTCCTGCGCACCGCGGCCGGCGGCCAGGTTCTGCGCACGCTCCACCAGGCCGGCGAGCGGTGCCGGCGGGCCGAGACGCTCACGGAAGCTGTCGATCAGGCGCGGCAGCAGTTCCACCGCCTCGATCGCTACGGTCACCACCGGAGCCGACACGGACACGGAGCCGTCCAGGCACTTGTTCAGCAACTGCTCGAAGGCCCAGCCGAAGTCGCCGATCGCCGCGGCGCCCACCATGCGGCCGCTGCCCTTCAGGGTATGGAAGGCACGACGCAGCGTGGTCAGCGAATCGCGGTCCGAAGCATCGCGCGTCCAGCGCGGCATCGCCGACTGCAGGGTCTGCAGGACCTCCGCGGCCTCCTCGAGGAAAATCTCGCGGATCTCGGGGTCGACGTCGTCGGCCGACACCACCACCGGCGTCGGGGTCGACACCGGCACGGGCTCGGGCGCCAGCTCGAGGACCGGCGAGTCGGCCGCTGCCGGCGGCTCCGCCAGCACCAGGTCGGCCAGCGACTGCATTTCCAGCGGCGCCGGCTCGGACGGCTCGGACGCGGCTTCCACCAGCGCCAGGCCCGGCCCGAAGTCCAGCTGGCCGACGAAACGCGCCAGGTTGTCGAGGATGTAGCCGGCGTCCGGCAGGTTGTCGCGTACCGCCTCGATGTAGTACTCGACGCAGGCCACCGCATCGGCGAAACGGTCGGCACGGTCCTGCGAGTCGCGCAGGGAGGCGAAGGCGGGGCTGCGCACCACCGTCACCAGGTGCTCCACCAGGCCGGCGGCGCGCTCGTCCTGCAGGATGCGGAAGCCGGAGGCGATCTCCTCGAGCATGCGCGCGGCGTCGACCACCACGATGCTGCCTTCCTGCCCGCGGATCACCGCGTCGACCTGCGACTTGAGCTTGGCCAGGTTGACCAGCGACTCGCGCTGCAGGGCATCGATGCCCTCGGCCAGGTCGCGGCTGTGCGGCACGATATCCTGGATGTTGTCTGCCGCCGGCTCGCCGGTACGGGCCTGGCGCAGTTGCTGGAACAGGGCGTCGTCGAGACTGTGCTCGACGCGCAGGATCGAGGTCGCCAGCTCCATCCAGGCCGTCGGCGTAGCGGCGTCGCCAAGGCCATCGAGCAGGTGCGACTGGTTGTCGACGATGCGCTGCAGTGTGCCCAGGCCGAGGATCGACAGGGTGTCGGAGATGCGCTTGAGGCTGCGCCGGGTGCCTTCGATGTCCGGCAGCGACTTGCCGCCGGCGCGCACCGCCAGGTCGATGACGTCCTTGATCTTGGCGAAGTCGGCGCGGATTTCGTCGGACACGCGCATCAGCAGCGTAGTGTTCGGGCCGTGGATGCGGCGGCGCAGCTCTTCGAGCTGCGTGGCGCCCGGCAGCAGCTGCTGCAGCTGGAAGGCCTTGCGCATCACCGTGACGCGCGGCCCCTGGCCGCGCGAGCGGCCGATGAAATAGAGCAGCTGCAGCGACAGGTCACCCACCGCCAGCTCGGCCCGCGGCTCGCCTTCGGCCGCCATCAGCTTGATCTGCGCGCCGCTGCGGCCGATCAGGCGCTTGACCTCCAGCGATTCGTCCAGGCTGTGGCCCAGCAGGGCCTCGACCACGGCCGCCACCACGCGCCACAGCTGGTGTATTGCCGGCAGCTCGGCGCAGCCCGCCAGCAGCTCGGCGATCTTGCCGATGCGTGCCAGCGCGGTCGCCGCGTCGGCATCGCCCTTGAGCCAGTGCAGCAGCGAGGCCTGGTAGACACTCAGGTACTTGTGCGACTGCTGCTGCGCCGCGCCCGGCGTGCGGCCGTCGTCTTCCGGCAGCGGCAGGCCCAGGGCCAGGCCCTGCATCTGCATCACGAACAGGTCGGCTTCGGTCAGCACGGCCTTGCCGCGCGCCAGGCGCAGCTCGTTGATGGCCGGCTGCAGGATCAGCACGCAGTCGTCCATGCCGTCGGCCAGCGACTCGATGTAGTCGCTGAGCAGCACGGTGGCGCCGAGCAGGGCCGAATAGGCCGCATCGGTCTCGCGGATGCGCCCATGCAGCAGGTCGCCGATGGCCTGCTTCATTTCCTCGGCCAGTTCGGCAATGCCGTAGCACTGGATCATGCTGGCGGTGCCGCGGACCTGGTGCAGCTCGACGAAGGCCTGCTGCATCGGCAGCGGGTCGGTGCCGCCCTCGGCATGCTGCTCGACCAGCGTACGGACGCGGGACAGGCTTTGTTCGATCTCGCCGCGGACCCAGTGCAGGCCGTTGGCGGTGTTGGCGCGGAGTCTGGCGTTCATGTCAGAGGCCCGCCATCAGGAATTCGCCGCCCTGCACCACGCGGTGCAGGCTGAGCGCCAGCCAGGGCTGGCCGTCGCGGACGAAAGCGCCGAGAAGAAACGGCGCGTAGGCCCCTGATTCCTGCTTGATCTCATGACGCTGTTCGGTAGGCGAAAACTGGCGGTAGCCGGCAACTTCGTCGACCAGGAAGCCCGCAGGGACACGCTCGGAATTGAACACCAGCAGTCGCCGCGCGCGGCTGTCGACATCGCCGTCCACGCCCAGCAGGCGCGGCAGGTCGACGATGGTCAGCAGCTCGCCGCGGACGTTGGCCACGCCGCTCATCCAGGCCTTGGCATTGGGCACGCGGGTCGGCTTGGGCGGCACGATCACCTCGCGCACGTCTTCCTTGGGCACGGCCAGCCAGTTGCGGCCGATCCTGAACCCCAGGCCGGTCCAGGTTTCCGCCTGGCCCGCCGCGATGTCCAGCTTGGTGGCGCGCAGGCGCATTTCGAGCAGCAGCAGCAGCTCGAAAGGGTCGTCACGCAGGCTTCTGAGTTCCGCGCTCATTGCCGTCTCCGCGCTTACTTACGCACGTGCGCGCGTACCGCGCCCAGCAATTCGTCGCGGGTGAATGGCTTGGTCAGGTACTCGTCGGAACCGACGATGCGGCCGCGGGCGCGGTCGAACAGGCCGTCCTTGGAGGACAGCATGATCACCGGCGTGCGCTGGAATTTCGGATTGGCCTTGATCAGGGCGCAGGCCTGATAACCATCCAGGCGCGGCATCATGATGTCGATGAAGATGAGGTCCGGCTGGTAATCAGCCACCTTGGACAGGGCTTCGAAGCCGTCCTGGGCGGTGATCACCTGGTAGCCTTCCCGGGCCAGCAGTGTTTCTGCGGTGCGACGAATAGTCTGGCTATCGTCGATCACCATGATTTTGGCGGTGTCCTTGGACTGCGTCGACACTAATCCCTCCCGGCTGCGGTCTTCTGCGCGCTTTATTCGCCGTTTTAACACAGTCTTGAGAGTAGTGCCTACCGGCCCCATAAGAGGGCACAGAAAAAGTTTGCGCTACCATCCGCGCACGAACCGGGGACCCCCAATGCAAAGCTACGTACCGCACCTCGTCACAGCACAAACCGGGCCGCTGCAGCAGCTCGAGTCCACCCTGCTGCGCCGCATACCGGACATCGAGGCCTGGTTCCGCAGCCAGTGGCAGAAGCACACGCCCCCTTTCTACTCCTCGGTGGACCTGCGCAACGCGGGCTTCAAGCTGGCGCCGGTGGACACCAACCTGTTCCCCGGCGGCTTCAACAACCTGAACCCCGCTTTCGAGCCGCTTTGCGTCCAGGCCCTGCAGACCGCCATCCAGCGCATCTGTCCCTCGGCCCGCGGCATCCTGCTGATCCCCGAGAACCACACCCGCAACAAGTTCTACCTGGAAAACGTCGCCACCCTGGTGGACCTGATCCAGAAGGCCGGCTACCGCGTGCACCTGGGCAGCCTCAATCCCGAGATCCGGGAGCCCACCGAGCTGACCCTGGAGCTGTCCGGCCGCAAGCTGTGGATGGAACCGGTGGAGCGGGCCGACAACCAGATCTTCGTCGGCGACTTCTCTCCCTGCTCGATCCTACTCAACAACGACCTGTCCGCCGGCATCCCGGAGATCCTGCAGAACCTCGACCAGGACATCATCCCGCCGCTGGACCTGGGCTGGCACAAGCGACAGAAGTCGCAACACTTCGGCTTCTACCGCGAGGTGGCCAAGGAATTCGGCAGCCTGCTGGAGCTGGACCCCTGGTTCTTCGACCCGCTGTTCCGCAACTGCGGCGAGATCAACTTCATGAAGCAGCAGGGCTGGGAGTGCCTGGAAGCCAATGTCGAGCTGCTGCTGGAAGACATCCGCGACAAGTACCAGCAGTATGGCATCACCGAAGAGCCGTTCGTGATCATCAAGTCCGACGCCGGCACCTACGGCATGGGCGTGATGACCGCCAAGAGCGTGGACGACGTGCGCAACATGAACCGCAAGTCGCGCACCCACATGTCCAGTTCCAAGGAAGGCCGCGAGGTCACCGGCGCCATCATCCAGGAAGGCGTCTACACCTTCGAGAAGATGGGCGACGACCAGGCCACCGCCGAGCCGGTGGTCTACATGATCGACCGCTACGTGGTCGGCGGCTTCTACCGCCTGAACTCCAAGCGCGGCAACCAGGAAAACCTCAACGCCCCGGGCATGCGCTTCGAACCCCTGGCCTTCGAGGAGGACTGCATCACCCCGGACCCCAGCTGCGGCCCCGACGAACGCCCCAACCGCTTCTACGCCTACGGCGTGGTCGCCCGCCTCGCCGCCCTGGCGGCGGCGCGCGAGATCGCCGCCAGCGAGGAACTGGCCAAGGCGGCGGCGGCATGAGCCGGACCCTGGGTGTAGTGATGGATCCGATCGGATCCATCAAACCCTA includes these proteins:
- a CDS encoding chemotaxis protein CheW produces the protein MSAELRSLRDDPFELLLLLEMRLRATKLDIAAGQAETWTGLGFRIGRNWLAVPKEDVREVIVPPKPTRVPNAKAWMSGVANVRGELLTIVDLPRLLGVDGDVDSRARRLLVFNSERVPAGFLVDEVAGYRQFSPTEQRHEIKQESGAYAPFLLGAFVRDGQPWLALSLHRVVQGGEFLMAGL
- a CDS encoding response regulator, coding for MVIDDSQTIRRTAETLLAREGYQVITAQDGFEALSKVADYQPDLIFIDIMMPRLDGYQACALIKANPKFQRTPVIMLSSKDGLFDRARGRIVGSDEYLTKPFTRDELLGAVRAHVRK
- the gshA gene encoding glutamate--cysteine ligase; the encoded protein is MQSYVPHLVTAQTGPLQQLESTLLRRIPDIEAWFRSQWQKHTPPFYSSVDLRNAGFKLAPVDTNLFPGGFNNLNPAFEPLCVQALQTAIQRICPSARGILLIPENHTRNKFYLENVATLVDLIQKAGYRVHLGSLNPEIREPTELTLELSGRKLWMEPVERADNQIFVGDFSPCSILLNNDLSAGIPEILQNLDQDIIPPLDLGWHKRQKSQHFGFYREVAKEFGSLLELDPWFFDPLFRNCGEINFMKQQGWECLEANVELLLEDIRDKYQQYGITEEPFVIIKSDAGTYGMGVMTAKSVDDVRNMNRKSRTHMSSSKEGREVTGAIIQEGVYTFEKMGDDQATAEPVVYMIDRYVVGGFYRLNSKRGNQENLNAPGMRFEPLAFEEDCITPDPSCGPDERPNRFYAYGVVARLAALAAAREIAASEELAKAAAA